The Epinephelus lanceolatus isolate andai-2023 chromosome 10, ASM4190304v1, whole genome shotgun sequence genomic sequence gtatttataaataaattacatgTATTCAcaggtttcttttttaaatgtgtgggGCCTGTTGTATTTGCAGATCTGCTCTACATCTGCAGAATAGTTTTTTGATTTACAGATCTTTTTTGTATCTTTTGGGTGTTTTATATGTACAGgtgacacagtaacacacagatcGTCCATGTGTCCACACAAACAGCACTGAGACAAATCCTTCTCtgtatcataataataaaaatattgctGTCAAAATATTTTCTCAGAGACACGTCTCTCTTCTTCTAAAAAACTTTGGCTACGTTAGAGTTTAAATTAATCAGCAGTAACAGTTAGTTAATATCACAGTGAACATGACTCACACACCAACACGTGACCAACATGGCTGCAGGCGTCAGTCCCAACACTTGGCCAGCGTCGCACCATCAGGCTGTGAAGTAGCATCACACACAAACCACCTGCTGAGTCGACCATGTGAGGAGTCACATGACTGAACCAACGTGTCTGCAGAGTCTCTTTTTAACATTTCACGCTTGTTTCCTGTTGGTGGAAACAAACACAGCGATGGGCCACATGTAATGTTTCATACTCTACAGCAGTGATGCTCAACCTGCAGTCTGTGGGCCACATCTGGCCTCTGACAGGGCGCCGCTGACCCGACGACCTTTTTCTGATTCACAGCAAAAGCAAAGTGATTCACACTGGGGACTGTGTGTCTCATACTTTGGGTGGagataaggtgccagagtgcttAAAGAGCATCAGAATGaatggggcgtcagtggcttagtggtagagcagacgccccatatacaaggctgttgccgcagcggcccgggttcgaatccagtctgtggccctttgctgcatgtcatcccccctctctctccctctttcacacttacctgtcctgtccattaaaggcaaaatggccaaaaaaaatcttgcaaTGGGGCCCCTTATCTCCTGTCATTTTACAAAAGTGGCCCCCAGACACAGGGAGTTGAGCACCCCTGATCTTCAGTGTGTCAACACATAAATACaaaggactcacaaagtgcaATATCCATTTAAAAACCtgctaaaaaaacaaagtctgtATCAAAAAGACTTTTCAGTTTCAGGTCCAGAGAGCAGCAGGAGGATCAGTGGAGATCTGGAGTTCACACCCTGCAGCCAACACGTCTTTAATGATCAGCAGGAACAACATGTCACAGCTGGAAGATCTCATCTTCCCGGTCTCTCAGTTTGGTGAgtttggtgatggtgagggGTACGGCCACATGTgacgcctgctgctgctgctgcgctctGGAAGATAACATGGCACTCTGTGACCTTGTGAGCGGCCGCCGGTCTGATGTCCTGCTGGTGCAGGCTGCTTCGAGGGCGGCAACCCTGCGAAGAATAAACAGATGAGGAGATACGGTAAATATGAAGATATGAGTCACAGTCAGCCTGAATCATCTCTGGCAGCTTTGACAGAACGCCTCCCGTGATAAGAGGACGCGTCCTGCTACGATATCAAACAGGTTTCCACTGAAGTGTTTTCATGTTCAATCTGCTCTGACAAGTTAATTATCAGTCAAACATTTGGTGCCAAAGTCGTTGGAAGTGGTTCATAAGAACGAAAAGTCAAAGTCAGATGGGTGTGTCCCGTTTGACTTGTtatcaaatattaaaatgatgCACACCAGCGGTTGCAGTAAATGCACATCACTGGCTGCAGACTTGAAACAGGGTTCACAACATTTTTAAGGACAATATTTCAAAGTGTTTTCAAGACTTTTCAAGGATTAAAAGCTCCACGACCGTTCACACTGTGTAACACAAATTCTGCTCCATCTCAAAAATGTTGAACAATTTAAAGGTGGTGGTGTGgaaactttaaactttaaagtcGTACTGTCACAACATTATTTTTCGCTCAAACATGTTGGATTCAGTTCAAATTCTAAGTAGCCGGCAAACAAGGAGGAAGTGAAAACATGCGAAGGTAAACTTAACGTTGTCACGCATCGACACATATTAGAGCTACAGGAAATAAATGTGGCGCTATGTTACGTTAGGTGAAAGCTAATCCAAGGAGAGGATCACTGTAACAATTCATTTCATtacatacaataaaataatttggcTTTATCAAAACTATCAAGGATTTTTACTAAGTCTGACTTTCCCAGACCTGGAAAATGAGTCTGTAAATTTCCATGACCTCTCCAGGTTTTCCTGAGTGAGAGCAGGTACACAGCttcacactctggctccatttCTCTATAGTTCAGATGACGTCTCGTCCCTCGGGCCTTCGTCAGAGTCATTCATGACTGTTGATCTTCAAGTCGCCTGCAGGCTGAGACCTCGTCTGAATTACCGGGAGACACCattcttctttccttctttcagGTGTTTGATTTGGGAGTGACATGAAAGTAAACAAACGGTGGCATGCAAATCTTTTTAATTGGAGCTGGATTTAGTCTCATCCTTGTGTGTTTGACGATCGTACTTCCTGTCTGTTGTCTTTTATTTCTATTAAACTGTAAGCAGTGTTCTGTCTGCACCAGGTCTTATTTGGAAAAGAGGTTTCCATCTCGAGGGACTTCCTGTTAAATAAAGGTTCAGTGAAAGTTAAATATATGGAATATGTTAACATTTGGAATGTAAAACAGGACAGAAGCAACTAAAATGGCAACTCCTTTAAAACAACCTGTTCAAGGCTGAAATATCACTCCGTTATGCTGCCTCGCTGATCTGTTTAAAAGGTACGATCACAGAATCAGGGGACGGAGTTAGTTTGCCTTTAAGTCGCCATGGAAGGTAGCAAAAGCACCGACTTTATGTCTGTATAAAAGGGACAGCCAACAGGACGGGTGGGACACTTATGTCGGTGATCCAgcacaggagatttaaaaagtagctcaagtaactcaaagaagaagagcagcagctgatagcagttagcagctaactcatcattgaggtccaggagctccttaccctccaagcagaggacgagatcagccgccatacaACAGGGACActaaatgattgttactgacatgtgatgtcattgttattgtttataaagtgctgctgacatgtacagtacaggccaaaagtttggacacaccttctcattcaatgcgttttctttattttcatgactatttacattgtagattctcactgaaggcatcagaactatgaatgaacacatgtggagttatgtacttaacaaaaaaaggtgaaataactgaaaacatgttttatattctagtttcttcaaaatagccaccctttgctctgattactgctttgcacactcttggcattctctccatgagcttcaagaggtagtcacctgaaatggtttccacttcacaggtgtgccttatcagggttaattagtggaatttcttgctttatcaatggggttgggaccatcagttgtgttgtgcagaagtcaggttaatacacagccgacagccctattggacaactgttaaaattcatattatggcaagaaccaatcagctaactaaagaaaaacgagtggccatcattactttaagaaatgaaggtcagtcagtccggaaaattgcaaaaacattaaatgtgtccccaagtggagtcgcaaaaaccatcaagcgctacaacgaaactggcacacatgaggaccgacccaggaaaggaagaccaagagtcacctctgcttctgaggataagttcatccgagtcaccagcctcagaaatggcaagttaacagcagctcagatcacagaccagatgaatgccacacagagttctagcagcagacccatctctagaacaactgttaagaggagactgcgccaatcaggccttcatggtcaaatagctgctaggaaaccactgctaaggagaggcaacaagcagaagagatttgtttgggccaagaaacacaaggaatggacattagaccagtggaaatctgtgctttggtctgatgagtccaaatttgagatctttggttccaaccgccgtgtctttgtgagatgcagaaaaggtgaacggatggattccacatgcctggttcccactgtgaagcatggaggaggaggtgtgatggtgtgggggtgttctgctggtgacactgttggggatttattcaaaattgaaggcacactgaaccagcatggctaccacagcatcctgcagcgacatgccatcccatccggtttgcgtttagttggacgatcatttatttttcaacaggacaatgaccccaaacacacctccaggctgtgtaagggctatttgaccaagaaggagagtgatggagtgctgcggcagatgacctggcctccacagtcaccggacctgaacccaatcgagatggtttggggtgagctggaccgcagagtgaaggcaaaggggccaacaagtgctaaacacctctgggaactccttcaagactgttggaaaaccatttcaggtgactacctcttgaagctcatggagagaatgccaagagtgtgcaaagcagtaatcagagcaaagggtggctattttgaagaaactagaatataaaacatgttttcagttatttcacctttttttgttaagtacataactccacatgtgttcattcatagttttgatgccttcagtgagaatctacaatgtaaatagtcatgaaaataaagaaaacgcattgaatgagaaggtgtgtccaaacttttggcctgtactgtatgttatatgtcacactagaggctgacgctgttgtgttacatgtcacgcctcttttgactctgtgatgtcatcatgctgtgtgacatcacacactggagcaacaTGATGCCGCTGTGGTTTGGTtctgtgtgaaaatgtaaaGGTGGTGTAAAGACGGGACCTCGTGGCGACTCTGTAGCGCCATCTGTGTGTAAAAAGAGGCTGATGTCACACCACAAACACGGAGCATGTCTGTCTGAGGTGAAGACGCAGGCAGTGAGAGTCATGCGGTCGTACCTTTTCTCTGCCTCCTGACAGCCTCTGACAGCAGCCTGCTTGGACTGACTTATCAACCCGTCCAACCTCTTCAGAAAGTCCCCTGGTGTGAGGTCACACATCCTGTCATTGTCGTCATTCTGCTTCCTGTCAGAGGAGCTCCCTGTGCGTCTGTTTGGAGCCGAAGCAAAGCCGTCACTGTCGTCTTCACTGTCTTCTTCATCTAAATCCACGCCGTTACTGCAGCGCTCCGGATCTGACAGCACGGGGATCGACAAGGACTTCTTGAGGAAGATGGAGTCGTTGGTGTACAGCCTGTTGGCTCGTTTGATCTGCTCCATCTGAAACAGAAGACGATCCGTCAGATCTTGATTTCACCTGAAGGCAGTGTCAGTTCAGTCTAAAAAGTTGGCTGAATCTTCATGTTACTGAAATCAGGAGCAGGACGGCGCTCCAATCAAACTGTCACGGTCctgtgtttgttattttggctggggggggggggggggggggggaatgggcatacacatttaaatggttgtattctgtatttatttcactgccaattctttaaagaaaacatgccttccaaaTTTGGTGAGAAatttttccatttaaaaaaacaaatcaaaaagcATAAGGAGAACATGTTTCCTTTGAAAATCAAAGAAAGTGCCAGttcttaaagaaaacatgtcctCCAAATTTAGTGGTAATTTctagttatttatttttggtgatTTTCAAAGATATCGTTCCTTCCAAACCGGCTGAAAGCAAATGTTCTTTAAAAACTGCCCAAACATTCACCATTGATCACAGCCAGAAGCTGTAAAACAGACTCCACTGCTTTTATTTGCAAACTTTAGTtcacaaattaagatttttgcacaTGAACCATATGAAACCAAAGAAGAGCAGCTGAAACTGAGCTGAAAAATATTAACTGGAAACTATTTTGCTGACTGTCattattcatgaaaaaaataaataagtgctGGCTTTTCAAATATGAggatctatttatttattttttattcattacatttatttcaacttttctttttatttaaatgttcagCTTCCTTATTTCATTTAAACAACTtgtcatttgagatttaaagtaaaatgtttcTATGTTTAGAGAAAAATggtgcgttgatatttggtatAAACCTACATTAGGAACTTCCTGTCTCATAACGAACAGCTCCAGTGTGGAACCTGATGTGAGGAATAATTCAAACAGAAGCACAGTTGCACTCAGGAAGGTTCCCGTCAGCCTCAGAGTCTGAGAGGTTTCATGACAGACTCTGATTGATGAGCTGAAACTGAGAATGAGCTTCATTTCATGTTTTACTGTCCTGAATATGAAGACGAGGAGAGAGACACACTGCTCAGTTTTACTGTTAATATATTAACACATTTCCCTGATTGAACTTAaacatacttttactttagtaacaCTTCTAATGCAGAGCTCTTACAGGTAACAGagcatttttacagtgtggtattagttaCTTTTACTGAATCTGAGGacttcctccacacacacacacacacacacacacacacacacacacacacaacttacgACATCACATTTATATGTTAattaatcattcattcattcattcattcattcattcgtttgCCATGACAGCTTGTCCTCATGCAGGGTCACAGGTgtgctggagtctatcccagctgtcattgggcgagaggcgggttCACCTGAGACAGGTCGTCACATTATCACAGGActtattgattatattttgtattaatgatCTGAagctgcaaagtaactaaaggtGTCAGTaactgtagtggagtagaagtatgaaGGAGGAATACAGTGAAGTACAGGTACTTTAAAACTGTACTTGAGTGCAGTACTTGAGGAGAAGTACTTAGATAGAGAGTTGTGATAAACTGTATTTGAGATCTCCACATTAAGTTAATGAACACAGAGAGAGTCTGCAGATGAGCTCAAATTAATGactaaacataaatataaatataagtataaatataaatataagtaTAGCTatagatataaatataaacataagtATAGCTATAGAGAGCCAGTCTTCAGAGCTCTTCACTCACCGTCACTCCGTATTTGAGCGCCAGGCCTTGGAGCGTCTCTCCGGGCTGAATCTTGTGTTCGATCCGCCTCTGGTGAACCGGAGAGCGGGGAGACCGGACCAAACTGCCGTAAGACCTGGTGCGGCTCCCGCGGAGGAGGCCGTTCCCCCCGGACTGTACCGGCTCTCGCTCCCCGGACATGGTGCTGGAGCACGCGGCTGAAGTTACCGATCAAACGGCGGCAAAGTTCCGTCACCGGGAAACTTTAATGTTGTTTACATCATGAGAATAAAGCTGACGTCACACACGGACGCGTTACAGTCCTGGGCTAGCAGcttagttagcatgttagctttgTTTTGAACTAATTAACAGTGACGCTCGTTTGTTTTAACGAGAGTCGGACCGGAGCTCATTAACACTTCCGGTTCCGTCACGGTTACTAAGTGACTTCAAACAGTTTCACCTACCGGCTCGGTgtcacaccgacacaccgacacactgaggaagaggagctgGGCAACTTGTTGATGtgtcagctgtctgtctgtctgtctgctgggaCCTGTTGCCATGGCTGCCGTGTCCCATGAGGCGTCACATGCGCTGCATTCACGACCATCGGAATAACTGCttccgtcttcttcttctttggtttaAATGGAGGTTGGCATCCTATAAGTTGCCTTACCGCCACCCAGTGGACACGAAGGTATCATGGAGGATCAGATCTGCcgtaagaataaaataaaataaaataaaataaccgaagttataaaaaaaaatttagaaATAAAAGTCTCAATTATCTTATAATCATGCAGGTTTAttctgaaatatatatatatatatacacacacacacacacatatatatatatatatatatatatatatatatatatatatatatatatgcacagaaatataaaaataaaaatactttggAATATTTGGATTTTTTGTCATAAAATGGATCGTACACATGATGCGGTTTTTTTTGCGCATAAGatatgataagataagatacgcctttattgatcccacaattgagaaagagtcagattaaagattttaaaatttaaactaaaaaaaaacgtGTCTCATGAAGAAGAGTTATTTTGAAATATACCAACCACAGATGGCTTAGTACAAACAGTAAGTGTCAAACAGTATTGTCAGTCAGCATGCTCCCAGTTTGAAgaggcaggctggagtccaacaaGGAGGTTCAGTAACATAAAAAATGCAGCCATCTCTTTAatgccagactccactgagaaaaccagtgatttaacatcaggagtctggctctgaagagagATATATAATTGTTGcaatttcaaacaaaaaatattaaaaaaaaattagattaACAAATAGAGTCATAAATTCCAGTGTGTGTATATGGATATTTGTTTGGGATTCTGGGGTACATagaatatacatatatttagttttgtgtctctcataTTCATGGTATAAATCTAGAGAGGAAAGTATTAACGTAAAAAGTGAAGGTGCAATAAGTGTACATCTTTTCACTCAGCAAAACTCGCTTTGGTTTGTTACTGCTTCAAAAGGAATTCATTATCATTGCTActattgttttaatgtattttcttGTGTGCACGTTAAGTTGTAGAAGTTGGAAAATACCTAAATAAGCTGAACTCAATTAAATTATAATTCTCTATACTTTACATCAGAGCAACTGTACCGGAACACAATTTATTCCCGGGGATCGATGAATTATTTCTGATTTTCAGAGAGGACTCTGATATTTCCCATTTTCCCCTGGGCCCGGGAACGCAGCATTGCTACCCGGATTAGCTTGTGGTTGCTGTGAAGCAGCTAACCGGCTAAGCTAACCTGTTACTAACTAGAGTTTAAAGGTAATTACCCGTCATAATAATCATGTCTTTTAAAAGAGAAGGTGACGACACGAGTCAGCTGAGCATCCTGAAGGTAACATTCACCTTTTTACTTTCTCGAGAAGGAACTTCCGCTCAGTTTAACAGTGTTGTTGTGGTTAGCATCCTGCTAGCTCACCAAGCTAACTGCTACTGTGTGAGCTGCATCTTTGAAActattaaattaaaagtttattaACTCTTTGTTGTCTCGTGTTTCAGAAACGGCGCGTGGCAGATCTGCTGTCTCATTTTATTCCAGAAGATGAAGCAGCTCTGATGAAGAACGGAAGGTGAAGTGAAGTCATGATAAACTCTGACATGTCGAGTCTCTCTGTGGCTGTTGAAGGTTTTAACTCTTCATTAAACAACATCCTGACATGAAGGTTAGACTCACAGTTTGTCCATCGTGTGCTCACACAGGTACACCTGCCTCGTGTGCTCCTACCGTCCCGTGTTTGACACTGTGGACACACTGACTGTCCACAGGAACGGAAAGAGACATCTGGAAGGTGAGACACTGATGAGGAGACTCTTGTTCATCATGTTGAAGCAGTTATTTAGGAGGAAAGTGTTCAGGTGGCAGGTTGATTCTCTCACAAGATTACCTACTGTGTCTCTCAAATAATCAGCTTTTTGTTTGGATAATTTACCtcttgagaaaaataaaatatttactggAGGAAATATCTGGACTTGAGATCCTGAAATCACTTTatcacagtgacacaaaaatCATCTTAAAATCTATACTATGCAACCCTGAAGTGGGGTTGTTTGAGGTATtgatccacagtcagtgtgtcaCCTTCAGTGGGTGGTGGTCAGCACGCCCccactttggagaagcagactggagtctgacacagaagTGAAGcagtctgctgctgtggacgaggtcagcagcaaaatgtgttttagacaCCTAAAAACGTCCCAAACTCAGTGTCGGTGTCAGTGTTCGCTCTGCtcagagtattttcaccactgTACCTACatggcaaattgtgatttgtgatattgggctttataaataaaattgattgattgattgattgattgacatgt encodes the following:
- the lysmd1 gene encoding lysM and putative peptidoglycan-binding domain-containing protein 1, with protein sequence MSGEREPVQSGGNGLLRGSRTRSYGSLVRSPRSPVHQRRIEHKIQPGETLQGLALKYGVTMEQIKRANRLYTNDSIFLKKSLSIPVLSDPERCSNGVDLDEEDSEDDSDGFASAPNRRTGSSSDRKQNDDNDRMCDLTPGDFLKRLDGLISQSKQAAVRGCQEAEKRVAALEAACTSRTSDRRPLTRSQSAMLSSRAQQQQQASHVAVPLTITKLTKLRDREDEIFQL